From Cloacibacillus sp.:
AGTCTCATAAAAATTCCCCGCTTCGGATCAGTTTTAAAATATTATCTTAACACAAAGCCCAAGCCGCCGCGCAGCAAAAGAAGAGGCTGTGCGCGCCTGTCCGTCAGAGTGCTGTCGCGGTTATTTTTCGCCTTCCCAGAGCAGACGTCTGTTGTAATATTCTTTCACCGTTCCATGCTTTGCGTCAAAAAGTGTCTCCCAATATTCGTACTTTCCCTTAGGATTCCAATGTACCTCTCTCATATAGGCGCCAAGCTGCGCCGCGGTGCCGGTCTTCAAGATTTCTATCTGCGCCGCGTGTTCTGCCCAGAATATTTTTTCCCATTTGAGAAGTGGAGGGAGATTCCTCTGGGGGAAGTCGTAGAGACGTTCGCGCATCTTGATTATCTGTTCAACGATGCTTCTGTTTGGGCACTGCGCAAGCACCAGCATGTGAAATTCCATGTTCATATCCTGCGGTATTGGCACGTCGTCGCTGAAACATTTATGCGCTCTTTCCATCAGCGCAAGGAGCTTCGGGATACATCTTTCACGCGCGTGAGGGAAGGCCAGTTCATAAGCCATGCCTTCGAGCGCCGCGCCGACGTCCTGCGCATCCATGATTTCGTCCATTGAAAGTTCGCGCACGACTACGCCGCGGCAAGGGATTATTTTTACAAGTCCTTCGGATTCAAGTTGTATCATGCAGTCGCGGTACGGGGTTCGGCTTATCTCCAGCTCGTCAAATATCTCCTTCTGGTTGATAGGGTCGCCAGGTTTTAATTCGCCAGAGTTTATTTTTCTTTTTATATAATCATATAGTTTCTTTCTAAGTGATTCATTATGAAAATAAGTCATAATATTCTCCTCTATAAGTCTTGACAACGGGATTTTTTACAAGTATAACATAACCGTTGCAACATGCTGCATGTAACATGCAAGACACATAAAAAGTATCCTACATTAATATTTTGTTTCATTT
This genomic window contains:
- a CDS encoding GntR family transcriptional regulator; its protein translation is MTYFHNESLRKKLYDYIKRKINSGELKPGDPINQKEIFDELEISRTPYRDCMIQLESEGLVKIIPCRGVVVRELSMDEIMDAQDVGAALEGMAYELAFPHARERCIPKLLALMERAHKCFSDDVPIPQDMNMEFHMLVLAQCPNRSIVEQIIKMRERLYDFPQRNLPPLLKWEKIFWAEHAAQIEILKTGTAAQLGAYMREVHWNPKGKYEYWETLFDAKHGTVKEYYNRRLLWEGEK